The following are encoded together in the Methanofollis sp. UBA420 genome:
- a CDS encoding DUF7504 family protein, with amino-acid sequence MSISLPGLEDAAVYLALSSPKTLRDANVALVEEIVRQGFRAVVITVSQPSQILMQVYARRGIDTSRVSFIDAITKYALGTTPPPRENTAFVSNPRDLTSLSIAITEMLRMYPEERTCYLIDSVTTMLIHLSSEDVSKFIHFASAKLGIMDTPLVFLAAENSLSPILLDHLLTFSSEVIRIEAPVFPQAPSS; translated from the coding sequence ATGAGCATCTCGCTGCCCGGTCTTGAAGACGCTGCGGTCTACCTCGCCCTATCCAGTCCGAAGACGCTCAGGGACGCAAATGTCGCCCTTGTCGAAGAAATCGTGAGACAGGGGTTCAGGGCGGTCGTCATCACCGTCAGCCAGCCTTCCCAGATACTCATGCAGGTCTATGCACGCCGCGGCATCGATACTTCGCGGGTCTCCTTTATCGATGCAATCACGAAGTACGCACTCGGGACAACACCACCACCCCGGGAAAACACGGCCTTTGTCAGCAACCCGCGGGACCTGACCAGCCTCAGCATCGCGATCACCGAGATGCTCAGGATGTACCCGGAAGAGCGGACATGCTATCTTATCGACTCGGTCACCACGATGCTCATCCACCTCTCCTCAGAGGACGTATCGAAGTTCATCCACTTCGCATCGGCAAAGCTTGGCATCATGGACACACCCCTCGTCTTCCTCGCCGCCGAGAACAGCCTCAGCCCTATCCTCCTCGACCACCTGCTCACCTTCTCCAGCGAAGTGATCAGGATCGAGGCCCCGGTCTTCCCCCAGGCCCCATCCTCGTAG
- a CDS encoding response regulator produces the protein MPRILITDDSSFQRKIISSILDKEGFETVCARNGLKGWTLQPKIHPI, from the coding sequence ATGCCACGCATTTTAATCACCGATGACTCATCCTTTCAGAGAAAGATCATCTCGTCCATCCTCGACAAAGAGGGTTTTGAGACGGTCTGCGCCAGGAACGGACTGAAGGGCTGGACCTTGCAGCCGAAAATCCACCCGATCTGA
- a CDS encoding tryptophan--tRNA ligase — MQQGINPWASSQTVDVEKLFSDFGIEPIGTATSGLPEVPSFMRRGIVVGHRDYGRIADAIRTGSPFNVMTGFMPSGHPHLGHLMVMKEVVWHVQQGGRGYIGVADREAHAVRGMSWTQCKEYGREYLACLYALGYEGTTYYQSENTRLKDLAFEAATKINFSELQAIYGFTQDTALAHAMSVATQVADILFPQLDCGPSPTVVPVGIDQDPHIRLTRDVAYKLRMFLVERRDGCISVRSKNAPEAAIEAVHRAFPGSKKYEGHVDIPGASCEAVEERVRAIEIEQGGFGFVLPSATYHTFMPGLQGGKMSSSVPESFISFWETEKDLKKKVMASLTGGRMTLEEQKKLGGEPEKCSVYLLNLFHMAPDDGELAEICRKCRAGEMMCGTCKKETFERTKEYLKDLREKMDETAHLVDV; from the coding sequence ATGCAGCAGGGGATCAATCCATGGGCCAGCAGCCAGACGGTCGATGTCGAAAAACTCTTCTCCGATTTTGGCATCGAACCGATCGGCACCGCCACCTCAGGCCTCCCCGAGGTCCCGTCCTTCATGCGGCGGGGGATCGTCGTGGGGCACCGTGACTACGGGAGGATCGCCGATGCGATCCGAACAGGATCGCCATTCAATGTCATGACCGGGTTCATGCCCTCGGGCCACCCGCACCTCGGCCACCTCATGGTGATGAAAGAGGTGGTCTGGCATGTGCAGCAGGGCGGCAGAGGCTATATCGGCGTCGCCGACCGCGAGGCCCACGCCGTCCGCGGGATGTCGTGGACGCAGTGCAAGGAGTACGGCCGGGAGTACCTCGCCTGCCTGTATGCCCTCGGCTATGAGGGGACGACCTACTACCAGAGCGAGAACACCCGCCTGAAAGACCTCGCCTTCGAGGCGGCGACGAAGATCAACTTCTCCGAGCTCCAGGCGATCTACGGCTTTACGCAGGATACCGCCCTCGCCCACGCGATGAGCGTGGCGACCCAGGTCGCGGACATCCTCTTCCCGCAGTTAGACTGCGGTCCGTCCCCCACCGTCGTCCCTGTCGGGATCGACCAGGACCCCCATATCAGGCTGACCCGCGACGTCGCCTATAAACTCCGGATGTTCCTTGTTGAGCGCCGGGACGGCTGCATCAGCGTCCGGTCGAAGAACGCGCCCGAGGCGGCGATCGAGGCCGTTCACCGCGCCTTCCCCGGCTCGAAGAAGTACGAGGGTCACGTGGACATCCCTGGCGCTTCCTGCGAGGCGGTCGAGGAGAGGGTGCGGGCGATCGAGATCGAGCAGGGCGGCTTCGGCTTCGTCCTCCCCTCGGCCACCTACCACACCTTCATGCCGGGCCTGCAGGGCGGCAAGATGTCGTCGAGCGTGCCGGAGAGTTTCATCTCCTTCTGGGAGACGGAGAAAGACCTCAAGAAAAAGGTGATGGCCTCCCTCACCGGCGGGCGCATGACCCTCGAAGAGCAGAAGAAACTTGGCGGCGAGCCGGAGAAGTGCTCGGTCTATCTCCTCAACCTCTTCCACATGGCCCCTGACGACGGGGAACTCGCCGAGATCTGCAGGAAGTGCCGTGCCGGCGAGATGATGTGCGGCACCTGCAAGAAGGAGACCTTCGAGAGGACGAAGGAGTACTTAAAGGATCTCAGAGAGAAGATGGACGAAACAGCACATCTGGTGGATGTATAA
- a CDS encoding metallophosphoesterase produces MGIGLPHLKNPGYAFIAIALLVCTPATLGYMALEGQSSSVTTLSFDDAPEGVVFIADPHLRAETIDHTRRMIQEINALHPSVVLIGGDFVYDEEADLSLQQVWQEIDAPVYAVLGNHDYRSGTDAFSGLERVAAIKETTRTAAGYDMSTLRDGTADVAFADSVEAELEKNGVTVLRNEYVTLDIDGSRLRIVGVDDGWAGMADPPAVPEDDDAFTIYMIHEPECRADWDADLILAGHTHGGQVMIPGVKDLNDRGVIELSGLIQKGGAPVYISRGIGTSNLRTDLRFNAPPEIVVIGPAGTI; encoded by the coding sequence ATGGGGATCGGACTACCTCACCTGAAAAACCCCGGATATGCCTTCATCGCCATCGCTCTCCTCGTCTGCACACCTGCGACCCTGGGGTACATGGCCCTCGAAGGGCAGAGTTCCTCCGTCACCACCCTCTCCTTCGACGACGCCCCCGAGGGGGTCGTGTTCATCGCGGATCCCCATCTCAGGGCGGAGACCATCGACCATACCAGACGGATGATCCAGGAGATCAACGCCCTCCATCCCTCGGTCGTGCTCATTGGCGGGGACTTTGTCTATGACGAGGAGGCAGACCTCTCCCTCCAGCAGGTCTGGCAGGAGATCGACGCACCGGTGTACGCCGTCCTCGGCAACCACGATTACAGATCGGGCACGGATGCTTTCAGCGGCCTGGAAAGGGTCGCAGCCATCAAAGAAACCACCCGGACGGCGGCAGGCTACGACATGAGCACGCTCAGGGACGGGACGGCCGACGTCGCATTCGCCGACTCGGTCGAGGCAGAACTTGAAAAGAACGGCGTCACGGTGTTGAGAAACGAATATGTCACCCTCGACATCGATGGCAGCAGGCTCCGCATCGTCGGCGTGGACGACGGCTGGGCCGGCATGGCAGACCCGCCCGCGGTGCCGGAGGATGACGATGCCTTCACGATCTACATGATCCACGAACCCGAGTGCCGGGCCGACTGGGACGCCGACCTCATCCTTGCCGGCCACACCCATGGCGGGCAGGTCATGATCCCGGGCGTCAAGGACCTGAACGACCGGGGCGTCATCGAACTCTCCGGTCTCATCCAGAAGGGCGGGGCACCGGTGTACATCAGCCGCGGCATCGGCACCTCCAACCTCAGGACAGACCTCCGTTTCAACGCCCCGCCCGAGATCGTCGTGATCGGCCCGGCCGGGACGATCTGA
- a CDS encoding response regulator, whose amino-acid sequence MMPEMDGFEMMKQLRERGLTAPVIILTADIQESTLDTCRKMGARACLNKPLKKDDFLATIRDILDQGGI is encoded by the coding sequence CTGATGCCTGAGATGGACGGTTTCGAAATGATGAAGCAGCTCCGTGAACGCGGGCTGACGGCCCCGGTCATCATCCTGACCGCGGACATCCAGGAGTCGACCCTGGACACATGCCGTAAGATGGGCGCGAGGGCATGCCTCAACAAACCGCTGAAAAAAGACGATTTTCTGGCGACTATCAGAGATATACTCGATCAGGGCGGGATCTGA
- a CDS encoding PAS domain-containing protein, translating into METRGSAGAWQGMDFLPVGICIIDPEFRVCYWNACLEEWTGIPTDEIRGEEITFRFPSLKRPVITERINQVMQGGAPIVFSSQIHHYLIPSCLPDGKMRIQRTTLIPVASEEEGRSNVMIVCEDVSTLTREVVAYRATKNNLTHELEERIKAEKELKAAQEALLAYLIESASRVMHPAETVRADLEGIIGDLDTGDWRPEEIRMQLQVEIGTIRAIEENLAELIKAATGGRRDIPEIFRKFLLEKGYES; encoded by the coding sequence ATGGAGACGCGTGGGTCTGCTGGCGCATGGCAGGGGATGGACTTCCTGCCGGTCGGCATATGCATCATCGATCCGGAGTTCAGGGTCTGTTACTGGAACGCCTGCCTGGAGGAGTGGACCGGGATCCCCACAGACGAGATACGGGGAGAGGAGATAACCTTCCGCTTCCCGTCCCTGAAAAGGCCGGTTATCACTGAACGGATCAATCAGGTCATGCAAGGGGGCGCACCGATCGTCTTCTCCTCCCAGATCCACCACTATCTCATCCCCTCATGCCTTCCTGACGGAAAAATGCGGATCCAGCGCACCACCCTGATCCCGGTCGCCAGCGAAGAAGAAGGGAGATCAAATGTCATGATCGTCTGCGAGGACGTGAGCACCCTGACCCGCGAGGTGGTGGCGTACAGGGCGACGAAAAACAATCTTACACACGAACTTGAGGAGCGGATAAAAGCAGAAAAAGAACTGAAGGCCGCCCAGGAGGCACTCCTCGCGTATCTCATCGAGAGCGCGTCGCGGGTCATGCACCCGGCAGAGACTGTCAGGGCAGATCTGGAGGGGATCATCGGCGATCTGGATACAGGGGACTGGCGTCCGGAGGAGATCAGGATGCAACTCCAGGTGGAGATCGGCACAATCAGGGCGATCGAAGAGAATCTGGCAGAACTTATCAAGGCAGCCACCGGGGGACGCCGGGATATCCCGGAAATTTTCAGAAAATTCCTGCTGGAAAAGGGATACGAATCATGA
- a CDS encoding CPBP family intramembrane glutamic endopeptidase yields the protein MMDRSTFHPFLILLALLAGALALVVGLSGDPQGDIGLFFSTGAEAAPIFLIALLAFLSLDRPRLRPVVAALAVIFVLALALVSWFFCLAPWMSLLEVEEPPFEMVLALFEGLLLSLLAAGVSLLGFSRQVRLYLARYIPIDPDNFVHTVALVMITALMIIPPIPLLVIGHPPLVDLMANAEFAIAPISPADAAKSDAYGLFWTIFGSFIAVGLFVKRSLPEALERLGVVMPTLRSVAFALGVGVALVLVFSVVDHAITAVWNYFGWYVTDADYTEALFASYLTPCAALVAAVVAGVGEELAIRGVLQPRFGIAFSVLVFAALHAYQYAWDGLLSVLLAGLVFAYLRVRTNTTVCAITHATYDFILFSLIILGIGGV from the coding sequence ATGATGGACAGATCCACCTTCCACCCATTTTTGATCCTGCTCGCCCTCCTTGCCGGAGCGCTTGCCCTCGTCGTTGGTCTCTCCGGCGACCCGCAGGGCGACATCGGCCTCTTCTTCTCGACAGGGGCCGAGGCGGCACCGATCTTTCTGATCGCCCTCCTTGCTTTCCTCTCTCTCGACCGTCCGCGCCTGCGCCCTGTCGTTGCGGCCCTTGCCGTCATCTTCGTCCTGGCGCTTGCGCTTGTCTCCTGGTTCTTCTGTCTGGCGCCCTGGATGTCCCTGCTTGAGGTCGAAGAACCGCCTTTCGAGATGGTCCTCGCCCTCTTCGAGGGCCTGCTCCTCTCCCTGCTTGCGGCCGGGGTCAGCCTGCTCGGCTTTTCGCGACAGGTCCGCCTCTATCTTGCGCGGTACATCCCGATCGACCCTGACAACTTTGTCCACACCGTGGCCCTTGTGATGATCACCGCCCTCATGATCATCCCGCCCATCCCCCTCCTGGTCATCGGCCACCCGCCCCTCGTCGACCTGATGGCAAACGCGGAGTTCGCCATCGCGCCGATCTCCCCGGCAGACGCGGCGAAATCCGATGCATACGGTCTTTTCTGGACCATCTTCGGCTCCTTCATCGCTGTCGGCCTCTTCGTGAAGAGGTCTCTTCCCGAGGCCCTGGAGCGCCTCGGCGTCGTGATGCCGACTCTCCGCTCTGTCGCCTTCGCCCTCGGCGTCGGTGTGGCCCTCGTCCTCGTCTTCTCGGTCGTGGACCACGCGATCACGGCGGTCTGGAATTATTTCGGCTGGTACGTCACCGACGCCGATTATACGGAGGCGCTCTTCGCCTCGTACCTGACACCCTGTGCCGCCCTGGTTGCGGCGGTCGTCGCGGGCGTGGGCGAAGAACTCGCGATCCGCGGCGTCCTCCAGCCGCGCTTTGGCATCGCGTTCTCGGTCCTCGTCTTCGCCGCCCTCCATGCCTACCAGTACGCGTGGGACGGCCTTCTCTCTGTCCTCCTTGCCGGCCTGGTCTTTGCGTACCTCAGGGTCAGGACGAACACGACCGTCTGCGCTATCACCCATGCCACCTATGACTTCATTCTTTTCTCCCTGATCATTCTCGGGATCGGCGGTGTGTGA
- the endA gene encoding tRNA-intron lyase: MKATFDGSNLYLKQDTSLYESGGYGRPEKGGLRLSPEEGLYLLWRKRIDLEGYDFSGLLADLSREPGFFRRYLVYRDLRERGYALQTGPHDFRVFKRGERPGKGQSLYLIRVLAERDLVDFDRVVAEVATAGNMRKQYLIAAVDDEGELTYYEVKTNHLAGSEAPGATATVEGEAFGAVVLVRAAAAPWLETEGYGKPLDPELTMLSPVEALFLMDEGRLTLGQEGSPFGHDRYHAVAAATDGELAEKVVVYTDLRRRGYAPKTGYKFGHHFRVYGEGVKHSLMLAHAIPSGTALTMAVISRSVRLAHSVKKKMLFACVHMNGIQYIEFARIKL, encoded by the coding sequence GTGAAGGCAACATTCGACGGCAGCAACCTCTATCTGAAACAGGACACCTCGCTCTATGAGAGCGGGGGCTACGGGCGACCTGAGAAGGGCGGGCTCCGTCTCTCCCCGGAGGAGGGGCTGTACCTCCTCTGGAGGAAGAGGATCGACCTTGAAGGCTACGATTTCTCCGGCCTCCTTGCAGACCTCTCCCGGGAGCCCGGGTTTTTCCGGCGGTACCTCGTCTACCGCGACCTCAGGGAGAGGGGCTACGCCCTCCAGACCGGGCCGCACGACTTCAGGGTCTTCAAACGCGGCGAGAGGCCGGGCAAGGGGCAGTCCCTGTACCTGATCCGGGTGCTCGCCGAACGCGACCTCGTGGACTTCGACCGGGTCGTCGCCGAGGTGGCGACGGCCGGGAATATGCGCAAGCAGTACCTTATAGCGGCGGTGGACGACGAGGGCGAACTCACCTACTATGAGGTGAAGACCAACCACCTCGCCGGTTCGGAGGCCCCCGGTGCGACGGCGACCGTGGAAGGCGAGGCTTTCGGTGCGGTCGTCCTGGTCAGAGCCGCGGCCGCCCCCTGGCTTGAGACTGAAGGCTATGGCAAACCCCTCGATCCCGAGCTGACCATGCTCTCCCCGGTGGAGGCACTCTTCCTCATGGACGAGGGCAGGCTCACCCTCGGTCAGGAAGGTTCGCCTTTTGGCCACGACAGGTATCATGCCGTCGCCGCTGCGACCGACGGCGAACTTGCAGAGAAGGTCGTCGTCTATACCGACCTGCGCAGGCGCGGCTATGCCCCGAAGACCGGGTACAAGTTCGGCCACCACTTCAGGGTCTATGGCGAAGGGGTCAAGCACTCCCTCATGCTCGCCCATGCCATTCCCTCGGGCACCGCCCTCACCATGGCCGTCATCTCACGCTCTGTCCGCCTGGCGCACAGTGTCAAAAAGAAGATGTTGTTTGCCTGTGTACATATGAACGGCATCCAGTATATCGAATTTGCACGAATAAAACTGTGA
- a CDS encoding chemotaxis protein CheX: MDVDPEDIDAIKELVNIGVGRAAAMLNEITCSHITLQVPTLQVIGLDELDRVDGLSGPQSAATVKIDFRGFFTGTTALIFPPESAAALVTAITGEEEDQPELDALRTETLMEVGNIFINGVMGSIGNVLGQQITYTPPTYVEDTIANIARATRFDPDERVLLANTRFFVEEINVEGVIAMILEIGSLDVLLGRIASVRGD, from the coding sequence ATGGACGTCGACCCCGAAGATATCGACGCCATAAAGGAACTCGTGAACATCGGCGTCGGCAGAGCGGCGGCGATGCTCAACGAGATCACTTGCTCCCATATCACCCTGCAGGTGCCGACGCTCCAGGTGATCGGCCTCGATGAACTCGACCGGGTTGACGGGCTTTCCGGCCCGCAAAGTGCCGCAACGGTAAAGATAGATTTCAGGGGTTTTTTCACCGGCACGACCGCCCTGATCTTTCCTCCCGAAAGTGCCGCGGCCCTGGTGACGGCGATCACCGGCGAGGAGGAGGACCAGCCTGAACTTGATGCACTCAGGACGGAGACGCTGATGGAGGTCGGGAACATCTTCATCAACGGGGTCATGGGATCGATCGGGAATGTCCTTGGTCAGCAGATCACCTACACGCCCCCGACATATGTCGAGGACACGATCGCAAATATTGCCCGGGCAACACGCTTCGACCCGGACGAGAGGGTTCTTCTCGCCAACACCAGGTTCTTCGTCGAAGAGATCAATGTCGAAGGCGTCATCGCAATGATCCTGGAGATCGGATCTCTGGACGTCCTCCTCGGCAGGATCGCCTCTGTCAGGGGAGATTGA
- a CDS encoding V4R domain-containing protein, with protein sequence MGAARKGGSIELFASRGGVHAVKSPVRVAILEMLADGEMPFDTIVERTGRAKSTVSVHLRDMVEEGILGERPDPADARRKIFFIAADHLGALSAMDRIPEEIARYAVEYNEGDGDPFAFYRLMFRTLRTMLMQTGVNLDPVLFEAGRKVGEAVAPALTDQNAGDFLGKVARFWEEHRLGRVEAGPAAPFEVFVYDCFECADLPRIGRPACSFDTGILTAVFSAQFRREMEVTETHCYAAGDSYCRFVIREAGPKK encoded by the coding sequence ATGGGTGCGGCGCGAAAAGGAGGATCGATCGAACTCTTCGCAAGCAGGGGAGGAGTTCATGCGGTCAAAAGCCCGGTCAGGGTGGCGATCCTGGAGATGCTCGCGGACGGGGAGATGCCCTTCGACACGATCGTGGAGAGGACCGGGAGGGCGAAGTCAACGGTCTCTGTCCACCTGCGAGATATGGTGGAGGAGGGGATCCTGGGGGAGCGACCGGATCCTGCAGATGCACGGCGGAAGATCTTCTTCATCGCCGCCGACCACCTCGGTGCGCTCTCGGCCATGGACCGGATACCGGAGGAAATCGCACGTTATGCGGTTGAGTACAATGAGGGGGATGGCGACCCCTTCGCCTTCTACCGCCTGATGTTTCGGACCCTCAGGACGATGCTCATGCAGACCGGCGTCAACCTCGACCCTGTCCTCTTCGAGGCAGGGAGAAAGGTCGGCGAGGCGGTGGCGCCGGCCCTCACCGACCAGAACGCAGGAGATTTTCTCGGCAAAGTCGCCCGTTTCTGGGAAGAGCACCGCCTCGGACGGGTCGAGGCCGGCCCTGCAGCGCCCTTCGAGGTCTTTGTCTATGACTGCTTCGAGTGCGCCGACCTCCCGCGGATCGGGCGACCCGCCTGCTCCTTCGACACCGGCATCCTCACTGCTGTCTTCTCCGCACAGTTCAGGAGGGAGATGGAGGTCACCGAGACGCACTGTTATGCCGCGGGCGATTCTTACTGCCGGTTCGTGATCAGGGAAGCCGGGCCCAAAAAATAA
- a CDS encoding FprA family A-type flavoprotein translates to MKATELAQGVYWVGAIDWNLRDYHGYTLPGTTYNAYLVVGEEKTALIDTCYPGFEDQVLGRVASVIDPKKIDVIIANHIEVDHSGGLPKIAKMLPGVPIYCTEVAVKGFARHYNTKDWNLKVVKTGETLDLGKKTLVFLEAPMLHWPDSMFTYLAEEEILFPNDAFGQHVASSERFDDELGKDAALGHAKKFFANLIIPLAPKVLKKLGQVGDLGIGIRMIAPSHGIIWRSHAADIVTSYVEWSKGVSKDKVTIVYDTMHGSTDMMAKALADGAMDGGLEVKVCLLKDGRYEGCHRSDIVAEMLDSKALLVGSPTLEDEVLPTVAGFLSYLRGLRPGRLAEKKVGFAFGSHGGHGGAVEQIAGDMKKAGIEVIDGGMEVYFRPDADEREACYRAGLALAERVKRV, encoded by the coding sequence ATGAAAGCGACAGAACTTGCACAGGGCGTTTACTGGGTCGGCGCCATCGACTGGAACCTCCGCGACTACCACGGCTACACCCTGCCCGGGACGACCTACAATGCCTACCTCGTCGTCGGCGAGGAGAAGACCGCCCTCATCGACACCTGCTATCCTGGCTTCGAGGACCAGGTGCTCGGCCGGGTGGCCTCGGTCATCGACCCGAAAAAGATTGACGTGATCATTGCAAATCACATTGAGGTGGACCACTCGGGTGGCCTGCCGAAGATCGCAAAGATGCTCCCCGGCGTCCCGATCTACTGCACCGAGGTCGCGGTGAAGGGCTTTGCCCGCCACTACAACACGAAGGACTGGAACCTGAAGGTGGTGAAGACCGGCGAGACGCTCGACCTCGGCAAAAAGACCCTGGTCTTCCTGGAAGCGCCGATGCTCCACTGGCCAGACTCGATGTTCACCTACCTCGCCGAAGAGGAGATCCTCTTCCCGAATGACGCCTTCGGTCAGCATGTTGCGTCGTCCGAACGCTTTGACGATGAACTGGGGAAGGACGCCGCTCTCGGTCACGCGAAGAAGTTCTTTGCGAACCTGATCATCCCCCTCGCCCCGAAAGTGCTGAAAAAACTCGGCCAGGTCGGCGACCTCGGCATCGGGATCAGGATGATCGCCCCCTCCCATGGGATTATCTGGCGTTCCCATGCCGCCGATATCGTCACCTCCTATGTCGAGTGGTCGAAGGGTGTCTCTAAAGACAAGGTGACGATCGTCTATGACACGATGCACGGTTCGACCGACATGATGGCGAAGGCCCTTGCCGACGGCGCGATGGACGGCGGCCTCGAGGTGAAGGTCTGCCTCCTCAAGGATGGGAGGTATGAAGGGTGCCACCGCTCAGACATCGTCGCCGAGATGCTCGACTCGAAGGCTCTCCTTGTCGGGTCGCCGACCCTGGAGGACGAAGTCCTCCCGACGGTCGCCGGGTTCCTCTCGTACCTCCGCGGCCTCCGGCCCGGTCGGCTGGCGGAGAAGAAGGTCGGCTTTGCCTTCGGCTCGCACGGCGGCCACGGCGGTGCGGTGGAGCAGATCGCCGGCGACATGAAGAAGGCCGGGATCGAGGTGATCGACGGCGGCATGGAGGTCTATTTCAGGCCTGACGCCGACGAGCGCGAGGCGTGCTACCGGGCCGGCCTTGCCCTTGCCGAACGGGTAAAACGGGTGTAA
- a CDS encoding phenylalanine--tRNA ligase subunit alpha, with the protein MADLTLNEKRLLVALAPMGAGSAAALATALGTTEEAAVQYAHLCADRGLAAVTRTSAKTYILTPEGTEYREHGLPERQILDSFEGSISMKDLQGHLLSRIGIGWLRKKGWIAITKGVAEKTGEAAPGEDEIALADPKEGMPGIADLLKRNLVEEHEEVAYRIAITPEGRALVAAGLDLTEETGTLTREQILDGSWRTANLRRYSLSTPPKRVWPGKSHPYQRIIDEVKRILLDMGFVEMQGEIVLSAFWDFDALFQPQDHPAREMQDTFYLDMKEPLPAGYEGVRDMHEHGGTTSSTGWGGVWSTEVPQQCVLRTHTTPFSIRYLIDHPEPPVKAFALGRVYRREAIDPTHTPEFEQLEGIVMDEDVSFRHLLGYLKEFYGRMGFENVRFRPGYFPYTEPSVEPEVWVDGLGWVELGGAGIFREEVTAPWGIETPVLAWGLGISRVAMLKLGLKDLRQLYRSDIDWIRESPVIRKEE; encoded by the coding sequence ATGGCAGACCTCACCCTGAATGAAAAGCGGCTCCTTGTCGCCCTTGCCCCGATGGGCGCGGGCAGTGCAGCCGCCCTCGCCACGGCACTCGGCACGACCGAGGAGGCGGCCGTCCAGTACGCCCACCTCTGCGCCGACCGCGGCCTGGCCGCGGTGACGCGGACGAGCGCGAAGACCTATATCCTCACCCCCGAGGGGACGGAGTACAGGGAGCACGGTCTCCCCGAGAGGCAGATCCTGGACTCCTTCGAAGGCTCCATCTCGATGAAGGACCTCCAGGGCCATCTCCTCTCCAGGATCGGGATCGGCTGGCTCAGGAAGAAGGGCTGGATCGCGATCACGAAGGGCGTCGCGGAGAAAACGGGCGAGGCCGCACCGGGCGAGGACGAGATCGCCCTTGCAGACCCGAAGGAGGGGATGCCAGGCATCGCCGACCTCCTGAAGAGGAACCTCGTCGAGGAGCACGAGGAGGTGGCCTACAGGATCGCGATCACCCCTGAGGGCCGCGCCCTTGTCGCCGCCGGCCTCGACCTCACCGAGGAGACAGGCACCCTGACGCGGGAGCAGATCCTTGACGGTTCCTGGCGGACCGCGAACCTGAGGCGGTACAGCCTCTCGACGCCGCCAAAGCGCGTCTGGCCGGGCAAGTCCCACCCGTACCAGCGGATCATCGACGAGGTGAAGAGGATCCTCCTGGACATGGGCTTTGTGGAGATGCAGGGCGAGATCGTCCTCTCCGCCTTCTGGGACTTCGACGCCCTCTTCCAGCCGCAGGACCACCCGGCCCGCGAGATGCAGGACACCTTCTACCTGGACATGAAAGAGCCGCTGCCCGCGGGATATGAGGGCGTGCGCGACATGCACGAGCACGGCGGCACGACCTCCTCGACCGGGTGGGGCGGCGTCTGGAGCACCGAGGTCCCGCAGCAGTGCGTCCTCCGCACCCACACCACCCCCTTCTCCATCAGGTACCTCATCGACCATCCCGAACCCCCGGTCAAGGCCTTCGCCCTCGGCCGGGTCTACAGGCGCGAGGCGATCGACCCGACCCACACCCCCGAGTTCGAGCAGCTCGAGGGGATCGTCATGGACGAGGACGTCTCCTTCCGTCACCTCCTCGGCTACCTCAAGGAGTTCTACGGGCGGATGGGATTTGAGAACGTCCGCTTCCGCCCCGGCTACTTCCCGTACACCGAGCCCTCGGTCGAGCCCGAGGTCTGGGTGGACGGCCTCGGCTGGGTGGAACTCGGCGGCGCCGGCATCTTCAGGGAGGAGGTAACCGCCCCCTGGGGTATCGAGACGCCGGTCCTTGCGTGGGGCCTCGGCATCTCCCGCGTGGCGATGCTGAAGCTGGGCCTGAAAGACCTCAGGCAGCTGTATCGGAGCGACATCGACTGGATCAGGGAGAGCCCTGTGATCAGGAAGGAGGAGTGA